The Chlorocebus sabaeus isolate Y175 chromosome 16, mChlSab1.0.hap1, whole genome shotgun sequence genome window below encodes:
- the LOC103243482 gene encoding keratin-associated protein 2-1, with protein MTGSCCGSTFSSLSYGGGCCQPCCYRDPCCCRPVTYQTTVCRPVTCVPRCTRPICEPCRRPVCCDPCSLQEGCCRPITCCPTSCTAVVCRPCCWATTCCQPVSVQSPCCRPPCGQPTPCSTTCRTFSC; from the coding sequence atgaccggctccTGCTGCGGCTCCACCTTCTCCTCCCTGAGCTACGGGGGAGGCTGCTGCCAGCCCTGCTGCTACCGCGACCCCTGCTGCTGCCGCCCCGTGACCTACCAGACCACCGTGTGCCGCCCCGTGACCTGCGTGCCCCGCTGCACGCGTCCCATCTGCGAGCCCTGCCGCCGCCCGGTGTGCTGCGACCCCTGCTCCCTGCAGGAAGGCTGCTGCCGCCCCATCACCTGCTGCCCCACGTCGTGCACGGCTGTGGTCTGCAGACCCTGCTGCTGGGCCACCACCTGCTGCCAGCCTGTGTCTGTGCAGTCCCCCTGCTGCCGGCCCCCCTGCGGCCAGCCGACGCCTTGCAGCACCACCTGCAGGACCTTCTCCTGCTGA
- the LOC103243485 gene encoding keratin-associated protein 1-5 — MACCQTSFCGFPSCSTSGTCGSSCCQPSCCETSCCQPRCCETSCCQPSCCQTSFCGFPSFSTSGTCGSSCCQPSCCETSCCQPSCCETSCCQPSCCQTSSCGTSYGIGGGISYGQEGSGGAVSTRIRWCRPDCRVEGTYLPPCCVVSCTPPSCCQLHHAEASCCRPSYCGQSCCRPVCCCYSCEPTC; from the coding sequence ATGGCCTGCTGTCAGACCAGCTTCTGCGGATTTCCCAGCTGCTCCACCAGTGGGACCTGCGGCTCCAGCTGCTGCCAGCCAAGCTGCTGTGAGACCAGCTGCTGCCAGCCACGCTGCTGTGAGACCAGCTGCTGCCAGCCAAGCTGCTGCCAGACCAGCTTCTGTGGGTTTCCCAGCTTCTCAACCAGTGGGACTTGTGGCTCCAGCTGCTGCCAGCCAAGCTGCTGTGAAACTAGCTGCTGCCAGCCAAGCTGCTGTGAGACCAGCTGCTGTCAGCCAAGCTGCTGCCAGACCAGCTCCTGCGGAACCAGCTATGGCATTGGTGGTGGCATCAGCTATGGCCAGGAAGGCAGCGGTGGAGCTGTGAGCACCCGTATCAGGTGGTGCCGCCCAGACTGCCGTGTGGAGGGCACCTACCTGCCCCCCTGCTGTGTGGTGAGCTGCACACCCCCATCCTGCTGCCAGCTGCACCACGCCGAGGCCTCCTGCTGCCGCCCGTCCTACTGTGGACAGTCCTGCTGCCGCCCAGTCTGCTGCTGCTACTCCTGTGAGCCCACTTGTTGA
- the LOC103243484 gene encoding keratin-associated protein 2-1: MTGSCCGSTFSSLSYGGGCCQPCCYRDPCCCRPVTCQTTVCRPVTCVPRCTRPICEPCRRPVCCDPCSLQEGCCRPITCCPTSCTAVVCRPCCWATTCCQPVSVQSPCCRPPCGQPTPCSTTCRTFSC, encoded by the coding sequence atgaccggctccTGCTGCGGCTCCACCTTCTCCTCCCTGAGCTATGGGGGAGGCTGCTGCCAGCCCTGCTGCTACCGCGACCCCTGCTGTTGCCGCCCCGTGACCTGCCAGACCACCGTGTGCCGCCCCGTGACCTGCGTGCCCCGTTGCACGCGTCCCATCTGCGAGCCCTGCCGCCGCCCGGTGTGCTGCGACCCCTGCTCCCTGCAGGAAGGCTGCTGCCGCCCCATCACCTGCTGCCCCACGTCGTGCACGGCTGTGGTCTGCAGACCCTGCTGCTGGGCCACCACCTGCTGCCAGCCTGTGTCTGTGCAGTCCCCCTGCTGCCGGCCCCCCTGCGGCCAGCCGACGCCTTGCAGCACCACCTGCAGGACCTTCTCCTGCTGA
- the LOC103243481 gene encoding keratin-associated protein 2-1, with protein MTGSCCGSTFSSLSYGGGCCQPCCYRDPCCCRPVTYQTTVCRPVTCVPRCTRPICEPCRRPVCCDPCSLQEGCCRPITCCPTSCTAVVCRPCCWATTCCQPVSVQSPCCRPPCGQPTPCSTTCRTFSC; from the coding sequence atgaccggctccTGCTGCGGCTCCACCTTCTCCTCCCTGAGCTACGGGGGAGGCTGCTGCCAGCCCTGCTGCTACCGCGACCCCTGCTGCTGCCGCCCCGTGACCTACCAGACCACCGTGTGCCGCCCCGTGACCTGCGTGCCCCGTTGCACGCGCCCCATCTGCGAGCCCTGCCGCCGCCCGGTGTGCTGCGACCCCTGCTCCCTGCAGGAAGGCTGCTGCCGCCCCATCACCTGCTGCCCCACGTCGTGCACGGCTGTGGTCTGCAGACCCTGCTGCTGGGCCACCACCTGCTGCCAGCCTGTGTCTGTGCAGTCCCCCTGCTGCCGGCCCCCCTGCGGCCAGCCGACGCCTTGCAGCACCACCTGCAGGACCTTCTCCTGCTGA